In Zingiber officinale cultivar Zhangliang chromosome 8B, Zo_v1.1, whole genome shotgun sequence, a single genomic region encodes these proteins:
- the LOC122016164 gene encoding uncharacterized protein LOC122016164 → MPAEETAADGPAIRALGSLFSLSEVYLWDDAKASDSEVSDCIVNLEEDEEEPMENIELAHHMATLGLPVSFGTTKQRKTATPRKRKSVLVKCKLVYNDTENQQPGLLEVEQGKYSLPDFLPNSTDRTIEGECIASDSDTLEENSSGCVHVDSIPGCVSDTSVMISKATESQVCAKMVTSNHMVDEIQTSGTDLGAEDLYEACKLSPDILEDSSSGCYPASPSKQHPQSTYVNWEFGDWMIIWDDFYGRNYFYNSKTQETTWYAPPGLEYLTNSGSIYTSNGLSADAAQEHPYYSFDYDAAKDQDTNIVEDGSEVAEPLEFENANNLSSHSSAKTDDASGINSFASHLKIATDIDKHMDSLLMHHSASISDYAIEEDAVQHSDKLEDKPTFNESFDVPDEIFPLAISNCLSTSSNDVCYDRGTENSKVEQLDNNLDSTVIVKKESRERSHKPEPKIQASSGDISANIFKYWFQRYLLFSRYDRGIKMDEEGWFSVTPEAIARHQATRCGGGIVIDCFTGVGGNAIQFAMKSDHVIAIDIDPQKVEYAYHNSTIYGVNHKIDFIQGDFFKIAVHLKGETVFLSPPWGGPDYVKVQTYDLRTMLKPHDGFFLFKCATMVASRVVLFLPRNVDFNQLADLSLSMDPPWRVEVEKNILNGKFKAVTAYFSRT, encoded by the exons ATGCCTGCCGAGGAGACTGCCGCGGATGGCCCTGCCATTCGAGCCCTGGGTTCCCTCTTCAGTCTCTCCGAAGTTTATCTTTG GGATGATGCTAAGGCTAGCGATTCGGAGGTCTCTGATTGCATCGTTAACTTggaggaggatgaggaagaaCCTATG GAAAATATCGAATTAGCTCATCACATGGCTACTCTTGGACTCCCTGTTTCTTTTGGTACAACCAAACAG AGGAAGACAGCTACTCCAAGGAAGAGAAAGTCAGTGCTTGTGAAATGCAAGTTAGTTTACAATGATACGGAAAACCAACAACCTGGACTGCTTGAAGTTGAACAGGGAAAATATTCTTTGCCAGATTTTCTTCCTAATAGCACAGACAGAACTATTGAAGGTGAATGTATAGCCTCTGACAGTGACACTTTGGAGGAAAACTCCAGTGGCTGTGTTCATGTTGATTCTATTCCTGGGTGTGTGAGTGATACTTCTGTAATGATCAGCAAAGCTACTGAAAGTCAAGTTTGTGCCAAAATGGTAACATCGAACCATATGGTTGATGAAATTCAGACAAGTGGAACTGATCTTGGGGCCGAAGACTTATACGAGGCCTGCAAGCTTTCACCAGATATTTTGGAAGATTCAAGCTCGGGTTGTTATCCAGCATCACCTAGCAAACAG CATCCTCAAAGTACTTATGTCAACTGGGAATTTGGTGATTGGATGATAATATGGGATGATTTTTATGGGAGGAATTACTTTTACAACTCGAAAACTCAGGAGACAACATGGTATGCTCCTCCAGGATTGGAGTATTTGACAAACTCAGGCAGCATATATACTTCTAATGGGTTGTCTGCTGATGCAGCTCAAGAGCATCCATATTATAGCTTTGACTATGATGCTGCCAAAGATCAGGATACAAACATTGTTGAAGATGGGAGTGAAGTAGCAGAACCTTTggaatttgaaaatgcaaataaTCTTTCCTCACATTCCTCTGCAAAAACTGATGATGCTAGTGGTATTAATAGTTTTGCTTCGCATCTCAAAATAGCCACCGATATTGACAAACACATGGATAGTCTGTTGATGCACCATTCTGCTTCCATCAGTGACTATGCAATAG AGGAGGATGCTGTTCAACATTCAGATAAACTTGAAGATAAGCCCACTTTCAATGAGTCATTCGATGTGCCTGATGAAATATTTCCACTCGCCATAAGCAATTG TTTGTCCACTTCCTCaaatgatgtatgttatgatagAGGTACAGAAAATTCTAAGGTGGAGCAGCTTGATAATAATCTTGATTCTACTGTTATTGTCAAAAAGGAATCGAGAGAGAGAAGCCATAAACCTG AACCTAAAATTCAAGCATCATCTGGAGACATTTCTGCAAATATTTTCAAGTATTGGTTCCAAAGGTATTTATTGTTTTCGCGATATGATAGAGGCATAAAGATGGATGAAGAAGGATGGTTTTCTGTCACACCAGAGGCTATTGCAAGACATCAAGCAACTCGTTGTGGCGGTGGTATTGTGATTGATTGTTTTACTGGTGTTGGTGGAAATGCTATCCAATTTGCCATGAA GAGTGATCATGTTATTGCCATCGATATTGATCCGCAAAAAGTTGAGTATGCATATCATAATTCTACTATCTATGGTGTTAATCACAAGATAGACTTCATTCAAGGTGATTTTTTCAAGATAGCAGTTCATTTGAAG GGAGAGACAGTTTTCTTATCTCCTCCTTGGGGTGGACCTGATTATGTAAAAGTACAAACCTATGATCTCAGGACCATGCTTAAGCCTCATGATGG GTTCTTTCTGTTTAAATGTGCAACTATGGTTGCCTCCAGAGTAGTACTGTTTCTTCCTAGAAATGTTGATTTCAACCAGTTGGCAGACCTTTCTTTATCAATGGATCCTCCTTGGAGAGTTGAG GTCGAGAAGAACATACTGAACGGGAAGTTCAAAGCTGTTACTGCATATTTCAGTCGAACCTGA
- the LOC122017238 gene encoding proteasome subunit beta type-1 has protein sequence MALRRDWVYENNGGTCVAIAGSDYCVIAADTRLSVGYSIYTREFSKICNLADKCVLATSGFQGDMKALQKNLAARHLIYQHQHNKQMSCPAMAQLLSNTLYYKRFFPYYTFNILGGLDSDGKGCVFTYDAVGSYERVGYSAQGTGAGLIIPVLDNQLKSPSPLLLPAKDAVTPLSEAEAVDLVKDVFASATERDIYTGDKVEIVVINASGIRQELMELRKD, from the exons ATGGCTCTTCGTCGCGATTGGGTGTACGAGAACAATGGAGG GACGTGCGTCGCCATCGCCGGATCGGACTACTGCGTGATTGCGGCCGATACCAGGCTTTCCGTCGGATACAGCATCTATACCCGGGAATTCTCTAAGATCTGCAATCT GGCGGACAAGTGCGTGTTGGCCACCTCTGGCTTCCAGGGCGATATGAAAGCTCTGCAGAAAAACTTGGCAGCTAGACACTTG ATCTATCAGCATCAACACAACAAACAAATGAGCTGCCCTGCGATGGCTCAGCTCTTGTCTAATACCCTCTACTACAAGCGCTTCTTCCCATATTACACTTTCAACATCCTAGGCGGGCTTGACAGTGATG GAAAGGGCTGTGTTTTCACATATGATGCTGTTGGTTCCTACGAGAGAGTTGGCTACAGTGCCCAGGGCACCGGTGCAGGACTTATCATACCAGTTCTGGACAACCAGCTAAAATCTCCAAGTCCCCTATTATTACCTGCAAAG GATGCCGTCACACCTCTATCCGAAGCAGAGGCAGTTGATTTGGTTAAAGATGTCTTTGCATCAGCCACCGAAAGAGACATATACACA GGTGATAAAGTAGAAATCGTCGTTATAAATGCATCAGGCATCCGGCAGGAATTGATGGAGTTGAGGAAGGACTGA